The Bacteroidota bacterium region CCGCACAAAATTTCTTCATTTCAATAAGCGAACGCGCCTTGCCATCAGACCAGCTGAGAAACGCCTTTACCATTACGCCACTTTCTTCGTCGGGCAACGCAACAACCGCTGCCTCAGAGACAGCCTGGTGCCTGTAAAGCGCGGCCTCGATTTCTCCCAACTCCACGCGGTATCCTCTGCGCTTTACCATGCGGTCGCGCCGGCCGACAAAAATAAAGCCGTCAGCATCTGACTCCCGCACAATATCTCCTGTTTTGTACCACTCCTTCCCGTCAGCATCCGTATGATACGCTTCAGCTGAACGATCAGGGAGATTCCAGTAGCCTTTCATCACTGAACCGCCGGCAATCAGCAGCTCACCATCTGCACCTTTTGCTACCACACCACCGTCGCCATCAATGACAAGCGCCTGGTCGTTTTCACAAACGGGTCCGATTGGAAACGGATCGGTCTGTGTCAGCGGAATTTCTGCCGGCAACTTGTAGTAGGTGCAGACATTCGTTTCCGTCGGCCCATACAGGTTGTAATAATCCGGATGTGGCCATTTGTCTTTGAGGTTCCGCAAGTGTTTGATCGGAAAGACCTCGCCGGCAAAGAAGACCACGCGCAACGCGCTGTAATCGTGATTTTCCAATCCGCCATAATCAACAAGCAAGCGCAGAATGGAAGGGGTAGAGTACCATACTGAAATCTTGCGCTCCGAAACGACGGGCCCAAGGCGAGCCGGTTGCTTGCCCAGCGACTCCCCAATTAGTACAAGGGTTGCCCCATGCAACATGGGTACGTAGATATCCAGAATAGACAAATCAAAGTGAAACGGCGCATGAGAAGAAAACTTGTCCTTTTCACTTACCGGTACTGTATCAGAACACCAGTTCACAAAACTCAATGCGCTGTCATGGGTGTGCATTACGCCTTTCGGCTTACCCGTTGAACCTGATGTATAGAGGATATAAGCCAGGTTATCAACCGGCGCCTGGGTGGTGCCTTCGTTATACGTCACCGCAACCAGGATCAGCTCAACGTCATAGCCATCCATAAAGGACAACGGCTCTTCGGTCAGGGTATAGGCATCGCCAAACTCAGCCTTCAATCCGTCGAGTAGCTTTTTGGCGACCACCATGCACCGGACTTCACAGTCCTGGAAAATGAATGCATTCCGGCTGGCCGGTGCAGTTGGGTCGACCGGTACGTATGCAGCGTCAGCTTTGAGTACGCCAAACACAGCCGACAAAGAACAGATCGACTTGGGTACACACACGCCTACACGATCGCCCGGTACAACACCATGCGCGACAAGCTTTTCTTTTATCTGATCCGTACACGCATCGAAATCTGCATAGCTAATTTCATTCTCACGTTCGGGATCTTCTACTGCAATTTGCTCCGGTAAACGCGCAGCGCTGTTTACCAGCAGATTGTACAACTTGTTGTTCTGATCAGCCATGATTCCTACTGCTTCGAGATAACAAACGAGGTAATTTCAGACAGCGTATCCAGGTTGTCGGCATTCATTTCGTTTGCCTGGACCTGAATGTCAAATTCTTCTTCCAGGAAGGTTACCAGTTTGAGTGTAGAAATAGAGTCAATTACACCACCAGAAATCAGCGGAGTATCCATTTCCAGTGCGCTGGGGTCTTCACCCGGGAGAAAAGTCTCGAGGATAAAAGCTTTTACAGGTTCTGTAATTTCTTCCAGCTGTGCCTGCTGGAGGCCATTAACGTCTGCCATGATTTTCTTTACTTTTTCAGTGAAAAGGGTTTTGGAGATTTCGTGCTGCTTCTCCTGCAGTAAACATCTTGAGGGAAGTAGGTATAAAAATCTATTTCTCCCGACATTCAGGATGCGTCAGGCCCTACAAAAGAATGCGAATATTTGCCTTACTGGTAATACTTTTTGACCGTATCTTTCCTTTGTTTGACCTACTGAGAGGAAGTGTGCATGCAAACGCAAAGTTAGTACCATTCCTCTCAGACCAAGCACTTTATTGGATGATTAAGTAAGCGTGATTTGGCGCATGGATACTTTATCCTTTGGCCCATTACCTACCGGTATTTTCCAACAAACAATGCGTGCA contains the following coding sequences:
- a CDS encoding amino acid adenylation domain-containing protein, which gives rise to MADQNNKLYNLLVNSAARLPEQIAVEDPERENEISYADFDACTDQIKEKLVAHGVVPGDRVGVCVPKSICSLSAVFGVLKADAAYVPVDPTAPASRNAFIFQDCEVRCMVVAKKLLDGLKAEFGDAYTLTEEPLSFMDGYDVELILVAVTYNEGTTQAPVDNLAYILYTSGSTGKPKGVMHTHDSALSFVNWCSDTVPVSEKDKFSSHAPFHFDLSILDIYVPMLHGATLVLIGESLGKQPARLGPVVSERKISVWYSTPSILRLLVDYGGLENHDYSALRVVFFAGEVFPIKHLRNLKDKWPHPDYYNLYGPTETNVCTYYKLPAEIPLTQTDPFPIGPVCENDQALVIDGDGGVVAKGADGELLIAGGSVMKGYWNLPDRSAEAYHTDADGKEWYKTGDIVRESDADGFIFVGRRDRMVKRRGYRVELGEIEAALYRHQAVSEAAVVALPDEESGVMVKAFLSWSDGKARSLIEMKKFCADNLPLYMIPDRFSSQDVLPKTSTDKINYQALKELN
- a CDS encoding acyl carrier protein, translating into MADVNGLQQAQLEEITEPVKAFILETFLPGEDPSALEMDTPLISGGVIDSISTLKLVTFLEEEFDIQVQANEMNADNLDTLSEITSFVISKQ